From the Heliangelus exortis chromosome 14, bHelExo1.hap1, whole genome shotgun sequence genome, one window contains:
- the LOC139802600 gene encoding syntaxin-1B-like has protein sequence MFCPSHRRFWRAGSMRDRLPELRQRAAAEGDATEEPPSFDNAAFGGDHDDGGPVGRALREAAELWRVLEGLEQLSERIDRAQQTVLCCTSPDGIAREKRGLGAARAAFTRQAVALQPRLVALPAPPEMGTSRAGPRVRQTQLWLLLRRYRALLARHYARESRYRHRLMEQMQRQLELAGVELRAEERERLAQSPGTLRIVGRDLEELKAEQQHMEAARARQQQLLELERQMEELHGLFLRLEGLVGEQHGAADSVEQHVLRTLDYVAQTGGEVKKASKYQRPSRLSALLAAALGLCPCCSCLPCLGSALR, from the coding sequence ATGTTCTGCCCGTCCCACCGAAGGTTCTGGCGTGCGGGCAGCATGCGGGACCGGCTGCCGGAGCTCCGGCAACGTGCGGCGGCCGAGGGGGACGCGACCGAGGAACCCCCGAGCTTCGACAACGCGGCCTTCGGGGGGGACCACGACGACGGCGGCCCCGTGGGGCGGGCGCTGCGGGAGGCTGCGGAGCTGTGGCGGGTGCTGGaggggttggagcagctctcGGAGAGGATCGACAGAGCGCAGCAGACGGTGCTGTGCTGCACCTCCCCGGACGGCATCGCCCGGGAGAAGCGGGGCCTCGGGGCCGCCAGAGCCGCCTTCACCAGGCAGGCGGTCGCCCTGCAGCCCCGTTTGGTGGCCCTGCCCGCACCGCCGGAGATGGGGACGAGCCGAGCGGGTCCCCGCGTCCGCCAGACCCaactctggctgctgctgcggCGGTACCGGGCCCTCCTGGCCCGTCACTACGCCCGGGAGAGCCGGTACCGGCATCGGCTGATGGAGCAGatgcagaggcagctggagctggcGGGCGTCGAGCTGCGGGCGGAGGAACGGGAGCGTCTGGCCCAGAGCCCCGGGACGCTCCGCATCGTCGGCAGGGACCTGGAGGAGCTGAAAGCggagcagcagcacatggaGGCGGCCCGGGcccggcagcagcagctcctggagctggaAAGGCAGATGGAGGAGCTGCACGGGCTGTTCCTGCGGCTGGAGGGCTTGGTGGGCGAGCAGCACGGGGCGGCAGACAGCGTGGAGCAGCACGTCCTGAGAACCCTCGACTACGTGGCCCAGACGGGCGGGGAGGTGAAGAAAGCCTCGAAATATCAGCGGCCGTCGAGGCTCTCGGCTCTGCTGGCGGCtgccctggggctctgcccctgctgctcctgcctgccctgcctcgGCTCTGCCCTCCGCTGA